The following are from one region of the Biomphalaria glabrata chromosome 12, xgBioGlab47.1, whole genome shotgun sequence genome:
- the LOC106070909 gene encoding bifunctional heparan sulfate N-deacetylase/N-sulfotransferase 2-like isoform X1 — MSIRIVAVWMLSLIGRTCSVKRCSPVKVLTIAFSVILTWAVLVLIDISGIMPGHSSVVNPNDDEGAFVLTEREWIANEQSLVGDYLVQDNPLGTYFSDKLPGNAPLGSSFYASKVDHRIPLKMVLVFVEDSKSALVSELGQFLALQRIEYRTSLLREDIPALVLTDIDVPRYALLVFDDYLSYMSLDPAKRSLIDDYCKKYSVGILAITHSAGASRTKTFTDHKIKLQQGMRLKSFIFNPEIDFWRVVRAEATFEDILPSSDWTIFITEHATYKPLVFSTTQNSWLRSDEKENNAPKVIAVYDVGLLDGVQKVLLGYDLSFWLNSILAMDAMTYLSNGRLGLPLDRLLQIDIDDMFVGHTGIRTLVSDAEEMLNSQNRIRTLIPNFRYFLGFSGGMYMNGTEAEKAGDKRIVELGKDFVWFNHMFRHEQPHAMNYTSLKASIQKNVQFAATHGMEVIREYMVTPHHSGIYPVIESLYDYWTESKVLCTSTDMYPRNLPQWARRGFIHRGIMVVPRQTCRLFTRTIKYENYPGGKAELDRSIFGGYLFKVFLTTPFMIFMTHMSNYANDRLAIYAFDNVLQFVSNWTNLRLLALPPVEMARRYFQMYTQEINAVWTNPCDYDKHREIWPMSKSCTKLPSFIIVGPQKTGTTALLRFLQAHPMLLGSKPDPVHFEEIQFFLTKNYQNGLDWYQDHFPKPSHPRQILFEKSANYFDNELTPKRMYALLPQVKIVILLCEPAKRAYSWYHNMLFHNDTVAMNYTFFEIVSAPDSSPKFLKDVRNRCLRPGMYAVHLSRWLQYFPKEQILLIDSDRLDNDPVTVLRDLQMFVDVEPVIDYSTILEFNVDKGYFCLKESGCLSSNKGRKYAPMDPVSRSFLTSYYRDHNLNLKTLLNNIGHPFPTWLEKIEES; from the exons ATGTCAATTCGCATTGTAGCGGTGTGGATGCTGTCACTTATTGGTAGGACATGTTCCGTCAAGAGGTGTTCCCCGGTGAAGGTGCTGACCATCGCGTTCTCCGTCATTCTGACTTGGGCAGTGCTGGTACTTATAGACATCTCTGGCATCATGCCTGGGCACTCATCTGTAGTAAACCCAAACGATGACGAAGGTGCATTCGTACTCACTGAGAGAGAGTGGATCGCAAACGAACAGTCTTTAGTTGGGGACTATCTAGTCCAGGACAATCCACTCGGAACTTATTTTAGCGACAAACTTCCTGGTAACGCGCCTTTGGGATCGTCGTTTTACGCATCAAAGGTTGACCACCGGATACCTTTGAAAATGGTGCTTGTTTTTGTGGAGGATTCTAAATCTGCCCTCGTTTCAGAATTGGGACAGTTTTTGGCCTTGCAGAGGATTGAATATAGGACTAGTCTCCTTCGCGAAGATATTCCAGCGTTAGTATTGACGGATATCGATGTGCCAAGGTACGCCTTGCTCGTCTTTGATGACTACCTCTCCTACATGAGCCTGGACCCAGCCAAGCGATCCCTGATCGACGATTACTGCAAGAAATACAGCGTTGGTATTTTGGCCATCACCCATTCGGCGGGCGCTTCTAGGACCAAAACTTTTACTGATCACAAAATTAAACTTCAGCAAGGGATGAGGTTGAAGAGCTTCATATTCAATCCGGAAATAGATTTCTGGAGGGTAGTCAGAGCAGAAGCTACGTTTGAGGACATCCTTCCTTCGTCTGATTGGACGATATTTATAACTGAGCACGCGACTTACAAACCTCTGGTATTCTCCACTACACAAAACAGTTGGTTGCGAAGTGATGAAAAAGAGAACAATGCGCCAAAAGTCATCGCAGTTTACGACGTAG GTCTACTTGATGGGGTCCAAAAGGTTCTCCTAGGCTACGATCTCAGCTTTTGGCTCAACTCCATACTTGCCATGGATGCTATGACGTATCTAAGCAACGGACGCCTTGGCTTGCCGCTGGATCGACTACTTCAGATCGACATAGACGACATGTTTGTTGGTCACACAGGAATTCGGACTTTGGTCAGCGATGCTGAA GAAATGTTAAATAGTCAGAACCGTATTCGTACACTCATACCAAATTTTCGTTACTTTTTGGGTTTTTCGGGCGGAATGTACATGAACGGGACGGAAGCGGAAAAGGCAGGAGATAAGAGGATTGTGG AGTTAGGAAAAGATTTTGTCTGGTTCAACCACATGTTTCGCCATGAGCAGCCTCACGCCATGAACTACACATCTTTGAAGGCATCCATACAGAAAAACGTACAATTTGCAGCT ACTCACGGGATGGAGGTGATTCGAGAGTATATGGTGACACCGCACCATTCCGGAATCTACCCAGTCATTGAAAGCCTCTACGATTACTGGACGGAGTCAAAAGTTCTGTGCACGAGTACCGACATGTATCCACGCAACCTCCCGCAGTGGGCGAGACGAGGTTTCATCCACAGAGGCATCATG GTCGTACCTCGACAGACATGCAGACTATTTACACGTACAATCAAGTACGAGAACTACCCTGGAGGTAAAGCCGAGCTAGACAGAAGTATCTTTGGGGGTTACCTGTTCAAAGTGTTTTTGACTACACCG TTTATGATATTCATGACCCACATGTCCAACTATGCCAACGATCGCCTGGCCATCTACGCCTTTGATAACGTCCTTCAGTTTGTGTCTAACTGGACAAACTTGCGTCTGCTGGCACTTCCACCAGTAGAGATGGCACGAAGGTATTTTCAGATGTACACGCAGGAAATAAACGCTGTATGGACG AATCCTTGTGACTACGACAAGCATCGCGAAATCTGGCCGATGTCCAAATCGTGTACAAAACTGCCAtcttttattattgttggtccTCAGAAGACAG GCACCACGGCACTCCTGCGATTTCTCCAAGCCCACCCGATGTTACTAGGCAGCAAGCCGGATCCTGTCCACTTCGAAGAGATTCAATTCTTTCTTACCAAAAATTACCAGAATGGATTGGATTG GTATCAGGACCATTTCCCTAAACCATCTCATCCCCGACAAATTCTCTTTGAGAAAAGTGCCAACTATTTTGACAACGAGCTGACGCCCAAAAGAATGTATGCCCTTCTCCCTCAGGTGAAGATTGTCATCTTGCTCTGTGAACCAGCCAAGCGAGCTTACTCCTGGTACCAT AATATGCTCTTTCATAACGACACGGTCGCCATGAACTACACCTTCTTTGAAATTGTTTCTGCTCCGGACTCGTCGCccaaatttttaaaagatgttCGCAATCGATGTCTTCGTCCAGGAATGTACGCAGTTCATCTATCTCG GTGGCTGCAGTATTTCCCTAAAGAACAG ATCTTATTGATAGATTCAGACAGACTCGACAATGATCCAGTGACAGTGTTAAGGGATCTACAGATGTTTGTGGATGTGGAGCCTGTCATTGACTACAGCACTATCTTAGA GTTTAATGTCGACAAGGGATACTTCTGCCTGAAAGAGTCCGGGTGCCTGAGTTCTAACAAAGGGCGCAAGTACGCCCCAATGGACCCAGTGTCAAGAAGTTTTCTCACCTCCTATTACAGAGACCACAATCTAAATCTCAAGACATTATTGAACAATATAGGTCATCCATTTCCTACATGGCTGGAAAAAATAGAAGAGTCATAG
- the LOC106067662 gene encoding malate dehydrogenase, mitochondrial-like, which translates to MFSRITSSKQLCVVFRNCFSTSSRSDVKVAVLGAAGGIGQPLSLLLKQSPLITQLALYDIAHTPGVAADLSHIETRPKVTGYLGSDQLADAVKDAQLVLIPAGVPRKPGMTRDDLFNTNAGIVANLVDACAKNCPKSMIAIITNPVNSTVPIAAEVLKKHGVLDEKRLFGVTTLDVVRSNTFIAEAKGLDVTKVKCPVIGGHSGITIVPVISQCTPAVSFPQEERVKLSVRIQNAGTEVVEAKAGAGSATLSMAYAANLFAKDLLEAMNGTEGKVQCAYVRSDETEAKYFATPVLLGKNGIEKNLGIGKLLDYERNLITAAMPELLANIKKGEEFVAKNVK; encoded by the exons ATGTTTTCCAGAATCACAAGTTCAAAACAGCTTTGCGTTGTGTTTCGCAATTGTTTTTCAACTTCATCAAGG TCTGATGTGAAGGTAGCTGTTTTGGGTGCCGCTGGGGGCATTGGCCAGCCCTTATCTCTCCTCTTGAAACAGTCTCCCTTGATCACACAGTTGGCTCTTTATGATATAGCACATACACCAGGGGTAGCTGCAGATCTCAGTCACATTGAAACCAGGCCAAAAGTCACTGGCTACCTTGGCAGTGATCAGCTTGCTGATGCTGTGAAAGATGCACAGCTAGTTTTGATACCTGCTGGAGTTCCCAGAAAGCCAG GTATGACAAGAGATGACCTGTTTAACACCAATGCTGGTATTGTAGCCAATCTTGTTGATGCCTGTGCCAAAAACTGCCCCAAGTCAATGATTGCCATTATCACTAACCCA GTCAACTCAACAGTCCCAATAGCTGCTGAGGTCTTAAAGAAACATGGTGTGCTTGATGAAAAAAGATTGTTTGGTGTCACAACTCTTGATGTTGTCAGGTCAAACACATTCATCGCAGAAGCCAAG ggCTTGGATGTGACAAAAGTGAAATGCCCAGTCATTGGAGGCCACAGTGGTATCACTATTGTCCCAGTCATTTCACAGTGCACCCCAGCAGTGTCTTTCCCTCaa GAGGAGAGAGTTAAACTCAGTGTTAGAATCCAGAATGCTGGCACAGAAGTTGTTGAAGCCAAGGCTGGTGCA GGCTCTGCTACTCTGTCTATGGCCTATGCAGCCAATCTTTTCGCTAAAGATCTCTTAGAGGCTATGAATGGCACAGAGGGCAAAGTGCAGTGTGCTTATGTAAGATCTGATGAGACAGAGGCCAAATATTTTGCTACTCCTGTATTATTAGGC AAAAATGGTATTGAAAAGAACCTTGGCATTGGTAAACTGTTGGACTATGAACGCAACTTGATTACAGCAGCCATGCCTGAACTGTTGGCTAACATCAAGAAAGGAGAAGAATTTGTGGCCAAAAATGTTAAGTGA
- the LOC106070909 gene encoding bifunctional heparan sulfate N-deacetylase/N-sulfotransferase 2-like isoform X2 has product MSIRIVAVWMLSLIGRTCSVKRCSPVKVLTIAFSVILTWAVLVLIDISGIMPGHSSVVNPNDDEGAFVLTEREWIANEQSLVGDYLVQDNPLGTYFSDKLPGNAPLGSSFYASKVDHRIPLKMVLVFVEDSKSALVSELGQFLALQRIEYRTSLLREDIPALVLTDIDVPRYALLVFDDYLSYMSLDPAKRSLIDDYCKKYSVGILAITHSAGASRTKTFTDHKIKLQQGMRLKSFIFNPEIDFWRVVRAEATFEDILPSSDWTIFITEHATYKPLVFSTTQNSWLRSDEKENNAPKVIAVYDVGLLDGVQKVLLGYDLSFWLNSILAMDAMTYLSNGRLGLPLDRLLQIDIDDMFVGHTGIRTLVSDAEEMLNSQNRIRTLIPNFRYFLGFSGGMYMNGTEAEKAGDKRIVELGKDFVWFNHMFRHEQPHAMNYTSLKASIQKNVQFAATHGMEVIREYMVTPHHSGIYPVIESLYDYWTESKVLCTSTDMYPRNLPQWARRGFIHRGIMVVPRQTCRLFTRTIKYENYPGGKAELDRSIFGGYLFKVFLTTPFMIFMTHMSNYANDRLAIYAFDNVLQFVSNWTNLRLLALPPVEMARRYFQMYTQEINAVWTNPCDYDKHREIWPMSKSCTKLPSFIIVGPQKTGTTALLRFLQAHPMLLGSKPDPVHFEEIQFFLTKNYQNGLDWYQDHFPKPSHPRQILFEKSANYFDNELTPKRMYALLPQVKIVILLCEPAKRAYSWYHNMLFHNDTVAMNYTFFEIVSAPDSSPKFLKDVRNRCLRPGMYAVHLSRWLQYFPKEQILLIDSDRLDNDPVTVLRDLQMFVDVEPVIDYSTILEFNVDKGYFCLKESGCLSSNKGRKYAPMDPVSRSFLTSYYRDHNLNLKTLLNNIGHPFPTWLEKIEES; this is encoded by the exons ATGTCAATTCGCATTGTAGCGGTGTGGATGCTGTCACTTATTGGTAGGACATGTTCCGTCAAGAGGTGTTCCCCGGTGAAGGTGCTGACCATCGCGTTCTCCGTCATTCTGACTTGGGCAGTGCTGGTACTTATAGACATCTCTGGCATCATGCCTGGGCACTCATCTGTAGTAAACCCAAACGATGACGAAGGTGCATTCGTACTCACTGAGAGAGAGTGGATCGCAAACGAACAGTCTTTAGTTGGGGACTATCTAGTCCAGGACAATCCACTCGGAACTTATTTTAGCGACAAACTTCCTGGTAACGCGCCTTTGGGATCGTCGTTTTACGCATCAAAGGTTGACCACCGGATACCTTTGAAAATGGTGCTTGTTTTTGTGGAGGATTCTAAATCTGCCCTCGTTTCAGAATTGGGACAGTTTTTGGCCTTGCAGAGGATTGAATATAGGACTAGTCTCCTTCGCGAAGATATTCCAGCGTTAGTATTGACGGATATCGATGTGCCAAGGTACGCCTTGCTCGTCTTTGATGACTACCTCTCCTACATGAGCCTGGACCCAGCCAAGCGATCCCTGATCGACGATTACTGCAAGAAATACAGCGTTGGTATTTTGGCCATCACCCATTCGGCGGGCGCTTCTAGGACCAAAACTTTTACTGATCACAAAATTAAACTTCAGCAAGGGATGAGGTTGAAGAGCTTCATATTCAATCCGGAAATAGATTTCTGGAGGGTAGTCAGAGCAGAAGCTACGTTTGAGGACATCCTTCCTTCGTCTGATTGGACGATATTTATAACTGAGCACGCGACTTACAAACCTCTGGTATTCTCCACTACACAAAACAGTTGGTTGCGAAGTGATGAAAAAGAGAACAATGCGCCAAAAGTCATCGCAGTTTACGACGTAG GTCTACTTGATGGGGTCCAAAAGGTTCTCCTAGGCTACGATCTCAGCTTTTGGCTCAACTCCATACTTGCCATGGATGCTATGACGTATCTAAGCAACGGACGCCTTGGCTTGCCGCTGGATCGACTACTTCAGATCGACATAGACGACATGTTTGTTGGTCACACAGGAATTCGGACTTTGGTCAGCGATGCTGAA GAAATGTTAAATAGTCAGAACCGTATTCGTACACTCATACCAAATTTTCGTTACTTTTTGGGTTTTTCGGGCGGAATGTACATGAACGGGACGGAAGCGGAAAAGGCAGGAGATAAGAGGATTGTGG AGTTAGGAAAAGATTTTGTCTGGTTCAACCACATGTTTCGCCATGAGCAGCCTCACGCCATGAACTACACATCTTTGAAGGCATCCATACAGAAAAACGTACAATTTGCAGCT ACTCACGGGATGGAGGTGATTCGAGAGTATATGGTGACACCGCACCATTCCGGAATCTACCCAGTCATTGAAAGCCTCTACGATTACTGGACGGAGTCAAAAGTTCTGTGCACGAGTACCGACATGTATCCACGCAACCTCCCGCAGTGGGCGAGACGAGGTTTCATCCACAGAGGCATCATG GTCGTACCTCGACAGACATGCAGACTATTTACACGTACAATCAAGTACGAGAACTACCCTGGAGGTAAAGCCGAGCTAGACAGAAGTATCTTTGGGGGTTACCTGTTCAAAGTGTTTTTGACTACACCG TTTATGATATTCATGACCCACATGTCCAACTATGCCAACGATCGCCTGGCCATCTACGCCTTTGATAACGTCCTTCAGTTTGTGTCTAACTGGACAAACTTGCGTCTGCTGGCACTTCCACCAGTAGAGATGGCACGAAGGTATTTTCAGATGTACACGCAGGAAATAAACGCTGTATGGACG AATCCTTGTGACTACGACAAGCATCGCGAAATCTGGCCGATGTCCAAATCGTGTACAAAACTGCCAtcttttattattgttggtccTCAGAAGACAG GCACCACGGCACTCCTGCGATTTCTCCAAGCCCACCCGATGTTACTAGGCAGCAAGCCGGATCCTGTCCACTTCGAAGAGATTCAATTCTTTCTTACCAAAAATTACCAGAATGGATTGGATTG GTATCAGGACCATTTCCCTAAACCATCTCATCCCCGACAAATTCTCTTTGAGAAAAGTGCCAACTATTTTGACAACGAGCTGACGCCCAAAAGAATGTATGCCCTTCTCCCTCAGGTGAAGATTGTCATCTTGCTCTGTGAACCAGCCAAGCGAGCTTACTCCTGGTACCAT AATATGCTCTTTCATAACGACACGGTCGCCATGAACTACACCTTCTTTGAAATTGTTTCTGCTCCGGACTCGTCGCccaaatttttaaaagatgttCGCAATCGATGTCTTCGTCCAGGAATGTACGCAGTTCATCTATCTCGGTGGTTGCAGTATTTCCCCAAAGAACAG ATCTTATTGATAGATTCAGACAGACTCGACAATGATCCAGTGACAGTGTTAAGGGATCTACAGATGTTTGTGGATGTGGAGCCTGTCATTGACTACAGCACTATCTTAGA GTTTAATGTCGACAAGGGATACTTCTGCCTGAAAGAGTCCGGGTGCCTGAGTTCTAACAAAGGGCGCAAGTACGCCCCAATGGACCCAGTGTCAAGAAGTTTTCTCACCTCCTATTACAGAGACCACAATCTAAATCTCAAGACATTATTGAACAATATAGGTCATCCATTTCCTACATGGCTGGAAAAAATAGAAGAGTCATAG
- the LOC106070909 gene encoding bifunctional heparan sulfate N-deacetylase/N-sulfotransferase 3-like isoform X3: MSIRIVAVWMLSLIGRTCSVKRCSPVKVLTIAFSVILTWAVLVLIDISGIMPGHSSVVNPNDDEGAFVLTEREWIANEQSLVGDYLVQDNPLGTYFSDKLPGNAPLGSSFYASKVDHRIPLKMVLVFVEDSKSALVSELGQFLALQRIEYRTSLLREDIPALVLTDIDVPRYALLVFDDYLSYMSLDPAKRSLIDDYCKKYSVGILAITHSAGASRTKTFTDHKIKLQQGMRLKSFIFNPEIDFWRVVRAEATFEDILPSSDWTIFITEHATYKPLVFSTTQNSWLRSDEKENNAPKVIAVYDEMLNSQNRIRTLIPNFRYFLGFSGGMYMNGTEAEKAGDKRIVELGKDFVWFNHMFRHEQPHAMNYTSLKASIQKNVQFAATHGMEVIREYMVTPHHSGIYPVIESLYDYWTESKVLCTSTDMYPRNLPQWARRGFIHRGIMVVPRQTCRLFTRTIKYENYPGGKAELDRSIFGGYLFKVFLTTPFMIFMTHMSNYANDRLAIYAFDNVLQFVSNWTNLRLLALPPVEMARRYFQMYTQEINAVWTNPCDYDKHREIWPMSKSCTKLPSFIIVGPQKTGTTALLRFLQAHPMLLGSKPDPVHFEEIQFFLTKNYQNGLDWYQDHFPKPSHPRQILFEKSANYFDNELTPKRMYALLPQVKIVILLCEPAKRAYSWYHNMLFHNDTVAMNYTFFEIVSAPDSSPKFLKDVRNRCLRPGMYAVHLSRWLQYFPKEQILLIDSDRLDNDPVTVLRDLQMFVDVEPVIDYSTILEFNVDKGYFCLKESGCLSSNKGRKYAPMDPVSRSFLTSYYRDHNLNLKTLLNNIGHPFPTWLEKIEES; encoded by the exons ATGTCAATTCGCATTGTAGCGGTGTGGATGCTGTCACTTATTGGTAGGACATGTTCCGTCAAGAGGTGTTCCCCGGTGAAGGTGCTGACCATCGCGTTCTCCGTCATTCTGACTTGGGCAGTGCTGGTACTTATAGACATCTCTGGCATCATGCCTGGGCACTCATCTGTAGTAAACCCAAACGATGACGAAGGTGCATTCGTACTCACTGAGAGAGAGTGGATCGCAAACGAACAGTCTTTAGTTGGGGACTATCTAGTCCAGGACAATCCACTCGGAACTTATTTTAGCGACAAACTTCCTGGTAACGCGCCTTTGGGATCGTCGTTTTACGCATCAAAGGTTGACCACCGGATACCTTTGAAAATGGTGCTTGTTTTTGTGGAGGATTCTAAATCTGCCCTCGTTTCAGAATTGGGACAGTTTTTGGCCTTGCAGAGGATTGAATATAGGACTAGTCTCCTTCGCGAAGATATTCCAGCGTTAGTATTGACGGATATCGATGTGCCAAGGTACGCCTTGCTCGTCTTTGATGACTACCTCTCCTACATGAGCCTGGACCCAGCCAAGCGATCCCTGATCGACGATTACTGCAAGAAATACAGCGTTGGTATTTTGGCCATCACCCATTCGGCGGGCGCTTCTAGGACCAAAACTTTTACTGATCACAAAATTAAACTTCAGCAAGGGATGAGGTTGAAGAGCTTCATATTCAATCCGGAAATAGATTTCTGGAGGGTAGTCAGAGCAGAAGCTACGTTTGAGGACATCCTTCCTTCGTCTGATTGGACGATATTTATAACTGAGCACGCGACTTACAAACCTCTGGTATTCTCCACTACACAAAACAGTTGGTTGCGAAGTGATGAAAAAGAGAACAATGCGCCAAAAGTCATCGCAGTTTACGAC GAAATGTTAAATAGTCAGAACCGTATTCGTACACTCATACCAAATTTTCGTTACTTTTTGGGTTTTTCGGGCGGAATGTACATGAACGGGACGGAAGCGGAAAAGGCAGGAGATAAGAGGATTGTGG AGTTAGGAAAAGATTTTGTCTGGTTCAACCACATGTTTCGCCATGAGCAGCCTCACGCCATGAACTACACATCTTTGAAGGCATCCATACAGAAAAACGTACAATTTGCAGCT ACTCACGGGATGGAGGTGATTCGAGAGTATATGGTGACACCGCACCATTCCGGAATCTACCCAGTCATTGAAAGCCTCTACGATTACTGGACGGAGTCAAAAGTTCTGTGCACGAGTACCGACATGTATCCACGCAACCTCCCGCAGTGGGCGAGACGAGGTTTCATCCACAGAGGCATCATG GTCGTACCTCGACAGACATGCAGACTATTTACACGTACAATCAAGTACGAGAACTACCCTGGAGGTAAAGCCGAGCTAGACAGAAGTATCTTTGGGGGTTACCTGTTCAAAGTGTTTTTGACTACACCG TTTATGATATTCATGACCCACATGTCCAACTATGCCAACGATCGCCTGGCCATCTACGCCTTTGATAACGTCCTTCAGTTTGTGTCTAACTGGACAAACTTGCGTCTGCTGGCACTTCCACCAGTAGAGATGGCACGAAGGTATTTTCAGATGTACACGCAGGAAATAAACGCTGTATGGACG AATCCTTGTGACTACGACAAGCATCGCGAAATCTGGCCGATGTCCAAATCGTGTACAAAACTGCCAtcttttattattgttggtccTCAGAAGACAG GCACCACGGCACTCCTGCGATTTCTCCAAGCCCACCCGATGTTACTAGGCAGCAAGCCGGATCCTGTCCACTTCGAAGAGATTCAATTCTTTCTTACCAAAAATTACCAGAATGGATTGGATTG GTATCAGGACCATTTCCCTAAACCATCTCATCCCCGACAAATTCTCTTTGAGAAAAGTGCCAACTATTTTGACAACGAGCTGACGCCCAAAAGAATGTATGCCCTTCTCCCTCAGGTGAAGATTGTCATCTTGCTCTGTGAACCAGCCAAGCGAGCTTACTCCTGGTACCAT AATATGCTCTTTCATAACGACACGGTCGCCATGAACTACACCTTCTTTGAAATTGTTTCTGCTCCGGACTCGTCGCccaaatttttaaaagatgttCGCAATCGATGTCTTCGTCCAGGAATGTACGCAGTTCATCTATCTCG GTGGCTGCAGTATTTCCCTAAAGAACAG ATCTTATTGATAGATTCAGACAGACTCGACAATGATCCAGTGACAGTGTTAAGGGATCTACAGATGTTTGTGGATGTGGAGCCTGTCATTGACTACAGCACTATCTTAGA GTTTAATGTCGACAAGGGATACTTCTGCCTGAAAGAGTCCGGGTGCCTGAGTTCTAACAAAGGGCGCAAGTACGCCCCAATGGACCCAGTGTCAAGAAGTTTTCTCACCTCCTATTACAGAGACCACAATCTAAATCTCAAGACATTATTGAACAATATAGGTCATCCATTTCCTACATGGCTGGAAAAAATAGAAGAGTCATAG
- the LOC106070909 gene encoding bifunctional heparan sulfate N-deacetylase/N-sulfotransferase 2-like isoform X4, with translation MDAMTYLSNGRLGLPLDRLLQIDIDDMFVGHTGIRTLVSDAEEMLNSQNRIRTLIPNFRYFLGFSGGMYMNGTEAEKAGDKRIVELGKDFVWFNHMFRHEQPHAMNYTSLKASIQKNVQFAATHGMEVIREYMVTPHHSGIYPVIESLYDYWTESKVLCTSTDMYPRNLPQWARRGFIHRGIMVVPRQTCRLFTRTIKYENYPGGKAELDRSIFGGYLFKVFLTTPFMIFMTHMSNYANDRLAIYAFDNVLQFVSNWTNLRLLALPPVEMARRYFQMYTQEINAVWTNPCDYDKHREIWPMSKSCTKLPSFIIVGPQKTGTTALLRFLQAHPMLLGSKPDPVHFEEIQFFLTKNYQNGLDWYQDHFPKPSHPRQILFEKSANYFDNELTPKRMYALLPQVKIVILLCEPAKRAYSWYHNMLFHNDTVAMNYTFFEIVSAPDSSPKFLKDVRNRCLRPGMYAVHLSRWLQYFPKEQILLIDSDRLDNDPVTVLRDLQMFVDVEPVIDYSTILEFNVDKGYFCLKESGCLSSNKGRKYAPMDPVSRSFLTSYYRDHNLNLKTLLNNIGHPFPTWLEKIEES, from the exons ATGGATGCTATGACGTATCTAAGCAACGGACGCCTTGGCTTGCCGCTGGATCGACTACTTCAGATCGACATAGACGACATGTTTGTTGGTCACACAGGAATTCGGACTTTGGTCAGCGATGCTGAA GAAATGTTAAATAGTCAGAACCGTATTCGTACACTCATACCAAATTTTCGTTACTTTTTGGGTTTTTCGGGCGGAATGTACATGAACGGGACGGAAGCGGAAAAGGCAGGAGATAAGAGGATTGTGG AGTTAGGAAAAGATTTTGTCTGGTTCAACCACATGTTTCGCCATGAGCAGCCTCACGCCATGAACTACACATCTTTGAAGGCATCCATACAGAAAAACGTACAATTTGCAGCT ACTCACGGGATGGAGGTGATTCGAGAGTATATGGTGACACCGCACCATTCCGGAATCTACCCAGTCATTGAAAGCCTCTACGATTACTGGACGGAGTCAAAAGTTCTGTGCACGAGTACCGACATGTATCCACGCAACCTCCCGCAGTGGGCGAGACGAGGTTTCATCCACAGAGGCATCATG GTCGTACCTCGACAGACATGCAGACTATTTACACGTACAATCAAGTACGAGAACTACCCTGGAGGTAAAGCCGAGCTAGACAGAAGTATCTTTGGGGGTTACCTGTTCAAAGTGTTTTTGACTACACCG TTTATGATATTCATGACCCACATGTCCAACTATGCCAACGATCGCCTGGCCATCTACGCCTTTGATAACGTCCTTCAGTTTGTGTCTAACTGGACAAACTTGCGTCTGCTGGCACTTCCACCAGTAGAGATGGCACGAAGGTATTTTCAGATGTACACGCAGGAAATAAACGCTGTATGGACG AATCCTTGTGACTACGACAAGCATCGCGAAATCTGGCCGATGTCCAAATCGTGTACAAAACTGCCAtcttttattattgttggtccTCAGAAGACAG GCACCACGGCACTCCTGCGATTTCTCCAAGCCCACCCGATGTTACTAGGCAGCAAGCCGGATCCTGTCCACTTCGAAGAGATTCAATTCTTTCTTACCAAAAATTACCAGAATGGATTGGATTG GTATCAGGACCATTTCCCTAAACCATCTCATCCCCGACAAATTCTCTTTGAGAAAAGTGCCAACTATTTTGACAACGAGCTGACGCCCAAAAGAATGTATGCCCTTCTCCCTCAGGTGAAGATTGTCATCTTGCTCTGTGAACCAGCCAAGCGAGCTTACTCCTGGTACCAT AATATGCTCTTTCATAACGACACGGTCGCCATGAACTACACCTTCTTTGAAATTGTTTCTGCTCCGGACTCGTCGCccaaatttttaaaagatgttCGCAATCGATGTCTTCGTCCAGGAATGTACGCAGTTCATCTATCTCG GTGGCTGCAGTATTTCCCTAAAGAACAG ATCTTATTGATAGATTCAGACAGACTCGACAATGATCCAGTGACAGTGTTAAGGGATCTACAGATGTTTGTGGATGTGGAGCCTGTCATTGACTACAGCACTATCTTAGA GTTTAATGTCGACAAGGGATACTTCTGCCTGAAAGAGTCCGGGTGCCTGAGTTCTAACAAAGGGCGCAAGTACGCCCCAATGGACCCAGTGTCAAGAAGTTTTCTCACCTCCTATTACAGAGACCACAATCTAAATCTCAAGACATTATTGAACAATATAGGTCATCCATTTCCTACATGGCTGGAAAAAATAGAAGAGTCATAG